From the genome of Ptychodera flava strain L36383 chromosome 13, AS_Pfla_20210202, whole genome shotgun sequence:
aACTGCTGACCCGCTGTGTGCCTAAGCCATTGGTTTCATTGATGTCAGTTATATGCAAGTTAGTATtgccatggaggtagcagagaaggagtcacaactcgGCGGAGACCAAAGGGACCATGAGTTTTTGCCGCTATTTACCTTACAAACTACTCCATTAGCACCAAGGGGACTTGCGAACGCGTTTTCTTGGATTTAGGAAACAAGATTAAATTCGTTCGGGTGTTTCCGTTGTCCCTCGGCAGTtggcattaatgataaggtcaaataagaaagcatagcttttaactgctacgtccatgactttaatgaatggtcACGATATAATGTAAAGTATATAAGAAACGACGtatgtaaagtatataaaaaacgacgttaaaattaccaagaatttaagaatgaaaaacttaaattccttgtaacttAACTGTTTGTTGGGGGAACGTGTCGTTTCTTACACTATTGTGATGCActtgacccaagctacgcaaataTAGTCTTTGCGCATGCGTTGTGACATTCTGGAGAAAGTGAGTCGCATTAGCAAACCCAGGTTAATTTCACTTGGTTCGGTTACGAAGGTACCGTTGGAAACGCAGACGGCGGGAAAGGGGTGTTAAACTCCGCGCTACAATGGACATAAATGGATTAAACCAATGGTGCAAAATAGTAATAAAtgtaattatctcagttgtgactccttctctgctacctccatggtattgCATAGAAGGAATCAATGAAATTTCTTGCTTAACTACttatatcacaaattacaatCACACCgttacaaatgtatttccaATTGTATCAAGAGTTCATGTGTATCTCTGAAGAAATTAGAAAACAGAAGAGGAAGCGGGAAGCATCCCATCTTTGTGCatattattttagtttgaaaagcAGCTGTTTGTGTTAAATAACCAGGAAACCTTTTAATAATTTTCCACAGATCTGGAAATGCGATATTGGAAAATGAGACTCTTATGTTTGAGAAGTTCCTAAAGCGAGTTGAACCCAACATGATGGTATCGGCATCAGCAGCTCCAACACCAAGTGTCTCTGTCCAGGACACCAGAATCATGAGAAAACGATCAAAGTCAAAGGCAGGAAGTGTGGACAGACATCTCAAGCTGACAGCTGAGCAGAAATGTGACATTGCTCAAAGGGAAATTGAAGAGCTGAGAgaagaaattgaaaagttgagAGAAGATTCTGAGAAAGTTTTGGATACATACAAAGTATGTTTGCTTTTCTCAAGCAACTTCCTTTTCATCAAACAACAGCAGGAAACCAGTGGAAGAATAAGATTTAatttaatcaatattttttttaagttttcctcaggAAACAATTcttcacaaataaaaaaatgcataaGCCTGTACTTCCGTCACATCTATCAAAATTGCTCCGTGAGTTACTTTTGTAGCACTGGGAAAAATTTCCGTTGAAAGTACTCATGTCTTATCAGGTAGCTTATATTTAGctagtatattttaattttgtcttgTTCACTGTTACAGATAAATTGCAAATGTATAACCACACCAGTAAACTTCAAATGTCATTTCATTGACAGGCAATTATGGAAGAAGCTGACTTGAGATTGTCAGAGATAAAGAAAGCATCATATGAATTTGATAGAGACATTGTCAAAGGGTCTGTCAACCATCGCACTGGAAAGGTCATAGCAGAGAAAGTTGTTCGATATTTTGAGGACAAAGTCAGACAGAGAGATACACTCATAGAAAAATTAAGATTGAAGAATTCTACCCTGAAAGTTCAGAAGAAGAAATTACAGTTACAATTAAAACAGGTAAGTCAAGTTAACAGAATACCATGCATTTTGCCATGTACTTGACATTTTTCGGTTTCAGAAACCTTGAAACTTTATGCtttcaaaagtgaaatacaGAGATTTTGACACTTGAGAGGAATCTTAAAGGAAAACTGCTGTACCTCCTCCtgcaacctgttcaccccaatttcatGTGAACATGTCagtaatcaccattgataacaatggctttTAGCCATACTATGGCAGTGATGTGAACATGTCAGCAATCAccgttgataacaatgggttttagCCATACTATGGCCGTGAATGGGttcaccctttgagtgccaaagtcaacttttgttgcctttataataTAACATAACCAGCTACTTTTTGTCAGacctatacaatttttttcagatttttcccaaaattttggtcaaaaattgtagccaTTGAAGAttgtgtccatttggtccaaaattatcaaaaaattacagaaaaattcataacacttggtaaaatgttacactaacattttagtgggaaaaattacagcactcaaagggttaaacaaaacaaaatttcatcagcTAAACAAATTTACCTCTTTTTCTGAGCACCCTTTCCCCGAAATCAAGATATGATGTTTTTCCCATTCTTCTTTTCTGTTTCAATTGATTAACATAAGATTCAAGGTAATATCACAAGGTAAACTGCTTGTAAGCTTTTTACTATCATGTCTTGGAATTCCAATTTATGATGGTTTTTGATCTGCTAAGTGTCCTCCCCATCCCCATCGTCATACATGTTGATGGTAATAATCCACTCTGTTGCCAATCAGTAACCGCTTTCTTTTCCTAATTCCAGAAAGAAGAAATGGGTGAAGTATTACATGAAGTTGATTTTCAACAGTTAAAGATCGAAAACAGTCAGTATTTAGAAAAGATTGATGAGAGAAACCAAGACTTGTTGAGATTAAAATTGATGGCAGGCAACACACTTCAAGTACTTAATACATACAAGGTAAGAATCTATATCTGTACAGTTTTGACATAATATATGTCACTTTGTGTATGATTATGTTCCATATGTCAAGACCTGAAAGGATTTCAAATGTATTTGTTACCTTTTGATGTTATTGGTATCaaagacatttcaaaaattccaATAGAATCATTCAACTCATAATACATCGTTCGGAACTAATGTGTGttgtgttttgataatttatttcctGTGAAAGTGGACGAAAAGAATAAACTTTTTTGGAAAGTTATTTTTAAACAAGCCAATACTTCCACAATATGAGTAAAGTTAAAAATGCTTTAAGCAAAGTCTGAGGATGTACGTATATATGTCATAAAACCTAGCAGCAGCTTGTCTTACTTGTGTTATGAAATGTAGTTTGATACCGATGCCCTGGAGGGCTACATTTCATGAAAAAGAAACTGTATTATAAATCTTTAGTCAAATGTAGATTCATTTGATGAATACAAGCAGAAAGTGTCACCCATCCCTTCCCATTTGTTGATTTCAGTGTAATGTTGTTCTGTGACCTGTCTGCATTGAATACCAGCATAAACAGTATCATCGATGGCCTCAGTTGGGTCAGCCTTACTACATAATTGATTTACCACAAGTACACAGTTATACAAGGCACGGTCAAGTCACTCCAAATGTTCACAGATCAAAAAAGTAAAGTCCAAACCAGCACAAATTAATGTTCATAGTTGAGTAAAGACATTACGAACTATGGAAAATTGATGTTAGTCTCAAAATTTagcatttatacatttattgtaaattttatagGCTTTTTACATATTCATGACCAGGACAAACATATACTAATATAGCTGTTTTTCTCCTcatattttgacagaaaaagttACACACGCTTACAATGGAATCAGATAGACTGGCCACTGAGATATCATCCCGTAATGAATTACTCTCTAGAATAGATACAGAAACAGAACAAGTTGAAGTGGTAAGTCTTGTCCAGTCAGCCCTACAGTGGCAATATTTTTCAACAACAGTGAGAACTTCCACACGCAGTGTCTCATGGCTCACGCAGTGTGTACTAGCTGCTGCACTCCTGTCAATGCAATAGTAAGATGGAACAAATTTACCAAGTGGTATTATTTCATGTAGGGAATTTCAAAAAGCTACACTGCAATCTTAGCTGTAACTACTTCTTTATGGCGTTTTCTTTACATTGGTGGTCACTaatattattttctttcatgttATAGGAAAGAGCTAAAGCAGAAAAGCTGAATAAAAGATTACGTCAACAACTTGAAGATTACAAGGTACCAGAAGTGGTAGAATATGTTCAAGAGAAAGCTGACCTCTATGAATTGAATAAAACTGTGAGAAGTTGGGAAAGGAAAGTGGAAATAGCAGAGGTAACATTTGGTTCAGTCTTTATGTGTGTGTCATATTCTGATCATCACatacggtacaaacaaacctcTTGTTTCTTCAGATAGAATTTGTACTGACTAACATGATATGTAATAGACTTCATCTTAAGAATATTTTGTACAGACAAAAAATCTCATAATAGACTTGCAAACATAccataaaacattaaaaaccaGCATTTCCACCAGCTTgctttaaaaaatgtttcaatgatTGGACATAGAATATACATGAATGTGGTATGGCAGACATTTTGTATTGTTGTGTTCAAATTGCAGTGACTTCTGATTTGTAAATCTTGTATAAAACCTTATTGCAAAGAAtggcaatattttaaaattggaCACCTTAACGTGTGTAAAACCATATGATCCAAGATTCTTAAACTTTTAGTTCGAATCCTCAACATATTACAGAGATGGTTCTCAATATCTTAGACTGAAAGGTTTAGCGTCAGGCTAAGCTGTATGGTGAAAGATTTCATTTGAGGTCAAGCTATGTGAATACTGtggatcaaaacaaaattttaattttttgcttctttCTTTCATCTGCAGATGGCGCTGAACACACACAGGAAAACGTGGTATCAGTTGAAGTTGGCAAGCCAA
Proteins encoded in this window:
- the LOC139148357 gene encoding cilia- and flagella-associated protein 263-like, which translates into the protein MADSESLDTTSVQDQQEDPLADLTDEQLRQLVDESISGNAILENETLMFEKFLKRVEPNMMVSASAAPTPSVSVQDTRIMRKRSKSKAGSVDRHLKLTAEQKCDIAQREIEELREEIEKLREDSEKVLDTYKAIMEEADLRLSEIKKASYEFDRDIVKGSVNHRTGKVIAEKVVRYFEDKVRQRDTLIEKLRLKNSTLKVQKKKLQLQLKQKEEMGEVLHEVDFQQLKIENSQYLEKIDERNQDLLRLKLMAGNTLQVLNTYKKKLHTLTMESDRLATEISSRNELLSRIDTETEQVEVERAKAEKLNKRLRQQLEDYKVPEVVEYVQEKADLYELNKTVRSWERKVEIAEMALNTHRKTWYQLKLASQHNNPWVMQSVKMS